Proteins encoded together in one Coffea arabica cultivar ET-39 chromosome 2c, Coffea Arabica ET-39 HiFi, whole genome shotgun sequence window:
- the LOC113724587 gene encoding F-box protein At3g56470-like, which translates to MAPWAGLPEDLFRTILEKLSIGDLVRSSAVCKDWWDKSKGIRRKSSPPWIFYLERGLYLVQPKLFDPCSRESYDLKTANRTKIFDFIDAAKLCASKKGWLLFARKVEVPCETLFLVYSPISNDYFWLPTLTYHHSDVATFSTNPTAPDCVFFISYRHLGDTYIATYSSGKDNWSTQKVEFGYILYDQPISSVVYSEQKGEFYCVCVGGELAKFAIVGRRWDVITQNRRPLKELAAKTWQHQWLVPGSIRHWLFQYEGQLLLVFLVRNLKDRKYMFSISYFDWSQNRWAVKDNVGNFAVMLSSLSSNSPSVLLSRVEDAEDCLCKHQVSSVSNLKVYGYRPLFFTCKQYYLVEPPCAIGD; encoded by the coding sequence ATGGCGCCTTGGGCTGGTCTTCCTGAGGATCTTTTCAGGACAATCTTGGAGAAATTGAGCATTGGTGACCTAGTTCGTTCGAGTGCAGTTTGCAAAGATTGGTGGGACAAAAGTAAAGGAATTAGGCGTAAAAGCAGTCCACCATGGATATTCTACTTAGAGAGGGGTCTATACCTTGTCCAACCAAAGCTGTTTGACCCTTGTTCCAGGGAATCATACGACCTTAAAACTGCCAATCGGACAAAGATATTCGACTTTATCGACGCTGCAAAATTATGCGCTTCGAAAAAAGGCTGGTTGCTTTTTGCTAGGAAGGTTGAGGTACCATGTGAGACCTTATTTTTAGTCTACAGTCCTATTTCCAACGATTACTTCTGGCTCCCCACGTTGACGTATCATCATTCTGATGTTGCTACTTTTTCCACAAACCCTACTGCTCCAGATTGTGTATTTTTCATATCGTATCGACATCTTGGCGACACTTACATTGCTACATATTCTTCCGGTAAGGATAACTGGAGTACACAAAAAGTTGAGTTTGGTTATATTCTATACGATCAACCAATTTCAAGTGTGGTTTATAGTGAACAAAAAGGAGAATTTTACTGTGTTTGTGTCGGAGGAGAACTAGCAAAATTTGCCATTGTTGGCCGCCGTTGGGACGTGATCACACAAAACCGTCGACCTCTAAAAGAATTGGCAGCAAAAACATGGCAGCATCAATGGTTAGTCCCAGGATCAATTAGGCATTGGTTATTTCAATACGAGGGTCAGCTTCTACTAGTTTTCCTTGTTAGAAATCTTAAGGATAGGAAATATATGTTTAGTATTTCCTATTTCGACTGGTCCCAGAACAGGTGGGCTGTCAAGGATAATGTGGGTAACTTTGCAGTAATGCTTTCCAGCCTTTCGAGTAATTCTCCTTCTGTGCTACTATCCAGAGTTGAGGATGCAGAAGATTGTTTATGCAAGCATCAAGTCTCCTCGGTTAGCAACTTGAAGGTTTATGGGTATAGGCCTCTATTTTTTACCTGCAAACAGTACTATCTAGTTGAACCTCCTTGTGCTATAGGAGATTGA